A single genomic interval of Aureliella helgolandensis harbors:
- a CDS encoding vWA domain-containing protein produces MSRKSALGGVVHTYQKYDPVQFPSPSTPPPDLVSPAFEHALMYGNYRQLTEEELARAVKLDPSQISGLGPSIDFLTALLEDRKRKILEKYETHTVVKKAHKAVEKTARSANPPKQLRKLFLQAVQQEQIYLLERVYYQLGDDTDPFAGELVRTIESLGDKYQIDELDSKYDFIGSERLSIPRALEIKQELEAIDKLLEQLAEAAKTAQIGVIDMEQLSEFASTEDMSSLEELRNQVENMVRELAERQGLDRDSASGAFRLTPQAYKIFQGRLLERIFSSLQPGRSGRHTGRIVGEGSVELPQTKQYEFGDSLANMDTTQTVINALLRDPTASPVRIKTNDIEVHRTRNSPKCATVVIMDMSGSMRHDGQYMNVKRMALALQGLISSEYPGDFLRFIEMYTFAKMRTAGEIVELMPKPVTIHDPWVRLRADMSRDDISEQQIHPHFTNIQHALRLARQNLATVDTPNKQIILITDGLPTAHFEDSTLYMLYPPDISTEQATLREGTLCQRDGIVINMFLVPSWSQSEEDIRFAYRLAENTRGRVFFTAGNDLDRFVVWDYIDRKREILG; encoded by the coding sequence ATGTCGCGCAAGTCAGCTCTAGGAGGTGTCGTTCACACCTACCAAAAATATGATCCCGTCCAGTTTCCCAGTCCGTCGACTCCCCCTCCAGACTTGGTCTCGCCCGCCTTTGAACATGCGCTGATGTATGGCAACTATCGGCAATTGACCGAAGAGGAACTAGCGCGGGCGGTCAAACTCGATCCCAGCCAGATCTCTGGCCTGGGGCCTAGCATCGACTTTCTTACCGCTCTCTTGGAAGATCGCAAGCGAAAGATCCTGGAGAAATACGAGACGCACACGGTGGTCAAAAAGGCGCACAAAGCGGTTGAAAAGACCGCCCGCAGCGCCAATCCCCCCAAGCAATTACGAAAGCTGTTCCTCCAAGCGGTGCAGCAAGAGCAGATCTATCTCCTGGAGCGCGTCTACTACCAACTGGGCGACGACACCGATCCCTTTGCAGGGGAGCTGGTACGGACGATTGAAAGCCTGGGGGACAAGTACCAGATTGACGAACTCGATTCGAAATACGACTTTATCGGCTCCGAACGTTTAAGCATTCCCCGCGCCCTGGAGATCAAACAGGAGCTCGAGGCCATCGACAAGTTGCTGGAGCAGCTTGCCGAAGCAGCCAAGACAGCTCAGATCGGTGTGATCGACATGGAGCAACTCAGCGAATTCGCCTCGACCGAGGACATGTCCTCCCTCGAAGAACTGCGAAACCAAGTTGAGAACATGGTTCGTGAATTGGCCGAGCGCCAGGGGCTCGACCGGGACTCGGCCAGCGGCGCCTTTCGGCTAACGCCTCAAGCTTACAAGATTTTTCAGGGCCGGCTGCTGGAACGGATTTTCTCCAGTCTGCAACCAGGCCGATCGGGGCGTCATACCGGACGCATCGTTGGCGAAGGAAGCGTAGAACTTCCGCAAACCAAACAGTACGAGTTCGGTGATAGCCTAGCCAACATGGACACCACTCAGACGGTCATCAATGCGTTACTGCGTGATCCCACGGCTTCTCCCGTACGGATCAAGACCAACGACATCGAAGTTCATCGCACTCGCAATTCGCCCAAGTGCGCCACGGTGGTCATCATGGACATGAGTGGCTCGATGCGCCACGATGGCCAGTACATGAACGTCAAACGCATGGCTCTAGCCCTCCAAGGCTTGATATCGAGCGAGTACCCGGGGGACTTCCTCAGATTCATTGAAATGTACACCTTTGCCAAAATGCGAACGGCAGGTGAAATCGTCGAATTGATGCCCAAGCCGGTAACGATTCACGATCCCTGGGTGCGTCTGCGAGCCGACATGAGTCGAGATGACATTTCCGAACAGCAAATCCATCCGCACTTTACCAACATTCAGCATGCCCTGCGGCTGGCGCGCCAGAATCTCGCTACGGTAGACACTCCCAATAAACAGATCATTCTGATTACCGATGGGCTGCCGACGGCACACTTTGAAGATTCAACGCTGTACATGCTCTACCCACCAGATATTTCGACGGAGCAGGCGACTCTTCGCGAGGGGACGCTTTGCCAACGCGATGGCATCGTGATCAACATGTTTTTAGTCCCAAGCTGGTCGCAATCCGAAGAGGATATACGCTTTGCCTACCGCTTAGCTGAGAATACGCGTGGCCGGGTCTTCTTTACGGCGGGAAACGACCTCGACCGCTTCGTCGTCTGGGATTACATTGACCGCAAACGCGAAATTCTCGGATAG
- a CDS encoding NAD(P)H-hydrate dehydratase: MPDHDLPSPTLPRLKPRAKDSHKGSFGNALLIGGSRGMAGSIALSGLAAARTGAGLVRLAVPDRCLETVASFSPCTMTIPLTNSSAGQITASIEELTAHLEAANCIGIGPGMGGSPELQQLVQDVLRTAQCPVVVDADALNNLGAISNWRELLSEKVVLTPHPGEWSRLSGMAASDREAQVAAAIEHAKQSGATIVLKGYRTLVTDGVEAAFNSTGTPAMATGGSGDVLTGIITALICQGLSPLEAAHLGVTVHGLSGELAERALSTRVVLPPELIQYLPLALGAHAEQRSSRGIGF, translated from the coding sequence ATGCCAGACCATGACCTCCCCTCCCCTACTCTGCCTCGATTGAAACCTCGTGCTAAGGACAGCCACAAGGGCTCTTTCGGCAACGCACTGCTGATTGGTGGCAGCCGTGGCATGGCGGGCTCGATCGCCCTCTCCGGCCTAGCCGCAGCTCGGACCGGAGCCGGTTTGGTACGGTTGGCAGTCCCCGACCGCTGCTTGGAAACGGTTGCCAGCTTCTCCCCCTGCACTATGACGATTCCCTTGACCAATTCGTCCGCCGGACAGATCACCGCCTCAATCGAGGAACTCACCGCGCACCTTGAGGCGGCCAATTGCATTGGGATTGGCCCCGGCATGGGAGGGTCGCCCGAGCTACAGCAACTCGTGCAAGACGTTTTGAGAACCGCACAGTGCCCGGTGGTGGTCGATGCAGACGCTCTTAACAATTTGGGAGCGATATCGAATTGGCGCGAGCTGCTCTCCGAGAAGGTTGTTTTAACTCCACACCCTGGCGAATGGTCACGACTCTCCGGCATGGCTGCCTCTGATCGAGAGGCCCAAGTCGCGGCTGCCATCGAACATGCCAAACAGTCAGGTGCAACCATCGTTCTCAAGGGATATCGCACTCTAGTCACCGACGGAGTGGAAGCCGCCTTCAATTCGACCGGAACCCCCGCCATGGCAACCGGTGGGAGTGGTGATGTGCTGACCGGAATCATTACGGCGTTGATCTGCCAAGGCTTGTCACCCCTTGAGGCGGCTCACTTGGGAGTTACCGTGCACGGGCTGTCGGGCGAACTGGCGGAACGGGCCTTGAGCACTCGCGTGGTACTGCCACCGGAATTAATCCAGTACCTCCCCCTAGCCTTGGGAGCCCACGCCGAACAGCGGAGCTCGCGAGGCATTGGATTTTAG
- a CDS encoding bifunctional riboflavin kinase/FAD synthetase, with translation MPPTLIELHEIPPELLGCAVAIGNFDGVHRGHTVLIRQLIELARRHSGPAIVVTFDPPPSAILLPDRPASPPLTPLSRRAELLQELGVAAVVPLKTTPQLLSLSAEEFFEQTIRSKLKASAMAEGPNFRFGHNRKGDTNLLQELCQASQIELCIVAATSDSGGMVSSTRIRELIAAGELSAANQMLTQPYQLQGVVQPGAQRGRELGFPTANLAEIKSLLPGHGVYAGRVQLHSKEFRAAINIGPNPTFAEDRVKVEVHLIGFSGELYGQELRCQVLTKVRDVQRFDSFDALKQQIAIDVTRCESFEHSTTSQ, from the coding sequence ATGCCTCCCACTCTCATCGAACTCCACGAAATTCCGCCAGAGTTGCTGGGCTGCGCTGTTGCTATTGGCAACTTCGACGGGGTGCATCGTGGACACACCGTATTGATCCGGCAGCTGATCGAGCTCGCCCGACGGCATTCGGGGCCAGCGATCGTGGTTACGTTTGACCCGCCACCCTCCGCCATACTCTTACCGGATCGTCCCGCATCTCCCCCGCTCACCCCGCTTTCTCGACGAGCGGAATTGTTGCAGGAACTAGGGGTCGCGGCTGTCGTCCCACTGAAAACAACTCCCCAATTGCTGAGTCTGTCGGCGGAAGAGTTTTTCGAGCAAACGATCCGGAGCAAGCTCAAGGCGAGTGCCATGGCAGAGGGCCCGAACTTTCGGTTTGGGCACAACCGCAAAGGGGACACCAACCTGCTGCAGGAGCTGTGCCAAGCGTCGCAAATCGAACTCTGTATCGTCGCGGCGACCTCCGATTCCGGAGGGATGGTGTCCAGCACGCGAATTCGAGAATTGATCGCTGCAGGAGAACTCTCCGCCGCCAACCAAATGCTGACTCAACCGTATCAGCTGCAAGGAGTGGTCCAACCGGGAGCGCAACGTGGCCGAGAACTAGGCTTTCCCACTGCGAACTTGGCTGAAATTAAATCACTCTTGCCCGGGCATGGTGTTTACGCGGGTCGAGTGCAATTGCATTCCAAGGAATTTCGAGCGGCTATCAACATTGGCCCCAATCCCACCTTTGCCGAGGACCGGGTCAAAGTAGAAGTCCACCTCATTGGCTTCTCGGGCGAGCTCTACGGCCAAGAGCTTCGCTGCCAAGTGCTGACCAAAGTCCGTGACGTGCAGCGATTCGACTCGTTCGACGCGTTAAAGCAACAAATCGCCATCGACGTAACCCGCTGCGAATCGTTTGAGCACTCGACTACGTCCCAATAG
- a CDS encoding DHH family phosphoesterase, with amino-acid sequence MTVNWDQLAQRIQSCQSFILCSHIRPDCDALGSEIGMAGILDQLGKQVRIVNGHPTPPNLNFLDPNRRIEVLGETTTAADVKADCFIVLDTSAWAQLGPMGDVLKSFEGQKLCIDHHVGEEDLGTEFFKNTTAEATGHLVAKLAKHMHVAINKPMATALYAAIATDTGWFRFGSTTPATYRVIADLLECGAVPAEIYGELYERDTLGRVRLRGRILSRTAAERDGKLVYTHVLKEDFTETGAVASDTEDAINLTLAIAGTLVAVIFVEQATGGFKLSFRSRCGVDCSALARSFGGGGHKAAAGAFIEGKLEEVQALVLPVVRTAMKECGT; translated from the coding sequence ATGACTGTAAATTGGGATCAACTCGCACAACGCATTCAATCGTGCCAAAGCTTTATCCTGTGCAGCCACATCCGCCCCGATTGCGATGCGTTGGGAAGTGAAATCGGCATGGCTGGTATTCTGGATCAGCTTGGCAAGCAGGTCCGTATCGTCAATGGACACCCCACTCCGCCCAACCTGAACTTTCTAGACCCCAATCGTCGTATCGAAGTGCTGGGCGAAACGACGACAGCGGCAGATGTTAAGGCAGACTGCTTCATCGTGCTCGACACCAGTGCTTGGGCTCAGTTGGGCCCCATGGGAGACGTCCTCAAGTCGTTTGAGGGTCAGAAGCTCTGCATCGACCACCATGTGGGTGAAGAGGATCTGGGCACCGAGTTCTTCAAGAATACAACCGCCGAAGCGACGGGACATCTCGTGGCCAAGCTGGCGAAACATATGCATGTTGCGATCAACAAACCGATGGCAACGGCGCTCTACGCCGCCATCGCGACCGACACCGGCTGGTTCCGTTTCGGATCGACGACTCCCGCTACCTACCGCGTGATCGCTGATCTATTGGAATGCGGAGCCGTTCCCGCAGAGATTTACGGTGAGCTGTACGAGCGAGACACCTTAGGCCGAGTCCGATTGCGAGGCAGAATCTTGTCACGCACCGCCGCGGAGAGAGACGGCAAGCTAGTCTATACGCACGTCCTCAAAGAAGATTTTACCGAGACGGGAGCTGTTGCTAGTGATACCGAAGATGCCATCAATCTAACTCTAGCAATCGCAGGCACGCTCGTTGCCGTTATCTTCGTGGAACAGGCAACTGGCGGCTTCAAGCTCAGCTTCCGCAGTCGATGTGGGGTCGACTGCAGTGCTTTGGCTCGCTCCTTCGGTGGCGGTGGTCACAAAGCAGCGGCCGGAGCGTTCATCGAAGGCAAGCTCGAAGAGGTCCAGGCCCTGGTACTTCCCGTGGTCCGCACCGCGATGAAAGAATGTGGTACCTAA
- a CDS encoding c-type cytochrome domain-containing protein: MSTYGPTGPRFKYPTPSLAWVLASMLLLPLSANAQEEELTVEGGLVDFVRDVRPIFDAKCIVCHGPEDAKNDFRMDELDSVMGYVEPGDLESSSLWADYLVTDDPDMRMPPPGNDRVHDLTGAELATIKLWIEEGALWVDVAPTPRTEAEVQAETIPASTLGKVWKFQGLFHPASVHFPIALLMVSTLFVFLSFFSRASCEPVAFHCLWIGALGAVGACVMGWSYAEHEGYGAGFSFDLQNSAIDRHRWAGIAMAVLSLALLPVASTVRRKGSSGMRFTWLVGSVLAAGLVSLTGYQGGELIYGEDHYEKEFTRLFVDSSVDAHPDDAGVGAVEAEVVEEVIAEEEVLEQEAAEPETPPLAESEPATETPVAEEPPAEEPVTEEEPVTEEPVTEEEPVTEEPATEEPATNEPVSEEPEPASPEEPVGDSTQPVADEPPPAPVD; the protein is encoded by the coding sequence ATGTCTACGTATGGCCCCACTGGTCCCCGGTTCAAGTATCCCACTCCATCGCTGGCTTGGGTGTTAGCCTCCATGCTTCTCCTGCCACTTTCGGCGAATGCTCAGGAGGAGGAGTTGACGGTTGAAGGGGGACTGGTGGATTTCGTACGCGATGTGCGTCCAATTTTTGATGCGAAGTGTATTGTCTGCCATGGGCCGGAGGATGCGAAAAACGATTTTCGGATGGACGAATTGGATTCCGTGATGGGGTACGTGGAGCCAGGCGACTTGGAGAGTAGTTCGCTTTGGGCAGATTACCTGGTGACCGACGATCCCGATATGCGCATGCCTCCGCCAGGCAATGACCGGGTACACGATTTAACCGGGGCTGAGCTAGCCACTATTAAATTGTGGATCGAAGAGGGCGCGCTGTGGGTCGACGTCGCTCCCACGCCTAGGACTGAAGCGGAGGTGCAGGCCGAAACGATTCCCGCTTCCACGCTCGGCAAAGTGTGGAAATTCCAAGGTCTATTTCACCCAGCGAGCGTCCATTTTCCCATCGCATTGTTGATGGTTTCCACCCTGTTTGTTTTCCTGTCATTCTTCAGTCGAGCGTCCTGTGAACCGGTTGCGTTTCACTGCCTGTGGATCGGAGCGCTGGGGGCGGTCGGAGCTTGCGTCATGGGGTGGTCCTACGCCGAGCACGAAGGCTACGGTGCCGGATTTTCATTCGACCTGCAGAATAGTGCTATCGATCGCCACCGCTGGGCTGGGATTGCCATGGCTGTCTTGTCCCTAGCCCTGCTCCCCGTTGCAAGTACCGTGCGGCGCAAGGGGAGTTCAGGAATGCGTTTTACCTGGTTGGTGGGATCGGTATTGGCTGCGGGCCTCGTTAGCTTGACGGGCTACCAGGGTGGAGAGCTGATCTATGGTGAAGACCATTACGAGAAAGAGTTCACGCGACTCTTCGTGGACAGTTCGGTCGATGCGCATCCGGATGACGCTGGTGTGGGCGCTGTGGAGGCTGAGGTTGTTGAGGAAGTTATCGCGGAAGAAGAGGTTCTTGAGCAGGAAGCGGCCGAACCGGAAACGCCACCATTAGCGGAATCCGAGCCGGCGACTGAAACGCCGGTCGCTGAAGAGCCGCCAGCTGAAGAGCCCGTGACCGAAGAAGAACCCGTGACTGAAGAGCCCGTGACCGAAGAAGAACCCGTGACTGAAGAACCAGCGACTGAAGAACCCGCGACCAATGAGCCAGTATCTGAAGAGCCAGAGCCAGCATCGCCGGAGGAGCCGGTAGGTGATTCGACGCAGCCGGTTGCCGACGAGCCGCCGCCTGCTCCCGTGGACTAG
- a CDS encoding tetratricopeptide repeat protein, with protein sequence MVSFKPVALILALTGSMLAGHSASAGDGYPPFGAWAYGSGSSPSFYSTGYSAAYRPVHRLLHHHAYARAGCATPYFRTPVRNLLAHCGAHCCTSRFSYSRAMYSLGPSSLRPLCCLPRVEYCGPVCVAPCFGSAPAPYGVGGTYESDWGSGYDAYAPEYEESWELPLGSLKSAPDSVEDDSLVSEVVLTSGRLAVNDGRSGASSARVRAASLADSSELSYRYVAVEKDSPVPAEVLAAADAIFRAGGYREAARAYAEISARYGAEPVLFGRRFVAQVASGDAFQAAVVAGSAALSGVVIRQEDLPADGLLGLGLTDQQIESWTELLSSRALADPDDALSMEAVGRWLDLAGDKPRAELFLARAARLRGDEVIPSESGGVLELSESVSKPERSTTKAL encoded by the coding sequence ATGGTCTCCTTCAAACCCGTTGCTCTCATCCTCGCTCTGACTGGGAGTATGCTGGCCGGTCATTCCGCATCCGCCGGTGATGGTTACCCGCCGTTCGGTGCCTGGGCCTATGGCTCAGGCAGCTCTCCCAGTTTCTATTCGACTGGCTATTCAGCCGCCTATCGTCCGGTACACCGTTTGTTGCACCACCATGCCTATGCTCGAGCTGGCTGCGCGACTCCCTATTTTCGAACTCCGGTCCGCAATCTGCTCGCGCATTGTGGCGCGCACTGTTGCACCTCGCGTTTTTCCTACTCCCGGGCCATGTATAGCCTGGGGCCATCCAGTTTGAGGCCGCTGTGCTGTCTCCCACGCGTTGAGTATTGTGGGCCGGTTTGTGTCGCACCGTGCTTCGGCAGCGCTCCCGCACCTTACGGGGTCGGGGGGACTTACGAATCGGACTGGGGATCTGGTTACGATGCCTATGCCCCGGAGTACGAAGAGAGTTGGGAATTGCCCCTCGGTAGCTTGAAGTCAGCGCCAGATTCAGTTGAAGACGACTCTCTGGTGAGCGAAGTTGTGTTAACTAGCGGTCGTCTGGCTGTGAACGACGGGAGGAGTGGTGCATCGAGCGCTCGCGTGAGAGCGGCCAGCTTGGCGGATTCGTCCGAGCTGAGTTACCGGTACGTGGCGGTCGAAAAGGATTCTCCAGTGCCCGCTGAAGTGCTGGCTGCTGCGGATGCAATCTTTCGGGCGGGTGGGTACCGGGAAGCAGCCCGAGCGTATGCCGAGATATCCGCCCGCTACGGAGCCGAGCCGGTCTTGTTTGGTCGGCGGTTTGTGGCACAAGTGGCCAGCGGTGATGCATTCCAAGCGGCGGTGGTCGCGGGTTCCGCTGCCCTCTCCGGTGTGGTGATCCGCCAAGAGGATTTGCCCGCGGATGGCTTACTCGGTCTCGGTCTTACTGACCAGCAAATTGAGAGCTGGACCGAATTGCTATCGTCCCGAGCTTTGGCAGACCCGGATGATGCATTGTCGATGGAAGCAGTGGGCCGCTGGTTGGACTTGGCTGGCGACAAGCCTCGTGCAGAGCTGTTTCTCGCTCGTGCCGCCCGACTGCGTGGGGACGAAGTGATCCCTAGTGAGAGTGGTGGAGTCTTGGAGCTCAGTGAAAGTGTTTCCAAGCCTGAACGCTCGACGACGAAAGCACTATAA
- a CDS encoding GntR family transcriptional regulator — MFFSIDPNNGVAIYEQIVRQVKFAIADKTVRPGQLLPSVRLLSQQLAINPNTINRALQQLQTEGILEALRGRGLAVCEGATANCVAARRTLVSQRFKEVVSEALHAGLAADDIRGIVSQQLDSLSGQIETVSSTVASTAQTPQTPSA; from the coding sequence ATGTTTTTCTCGATCGACCCCAACAATGGCGTAGCAATCTACGAACAGATTGTCCGCCAAGTGAAGTTTGCGATTGCCGACAAGACCGTCCGGCCTGGGCAATTACTCCCCAGCGTCCGTCTGCTGAGTCAGCAACTGGCAATCAACCCCAACACGATCAACCGTGCTCTTCAACAATTGCAGACCGAGGGCATTCTGGAAGCACTGCGTGGTCGAGGGCTGGCCGTGTGCGAAGGTGCAACGGCCAATTGCGTCGCGGCACGACGAACTCTTGTCAGCCAGCGATTTAAGGAGGTTGTTTCCGAGGCATTGCATGCGGGGCTGGCTGCGGACGACATCCGCGGAATTGTTTCCCAGCAACTCGATAGCCTGTCGGGGCAGATTGAAACCGTTTCTTCCACCGTAGCGTCGACTGCTCAAACTCCCCAGACGCCGTCCGCATAG
- a CDS encoding ABC transporter ATP-binding protein, whose product MSSVISAKGLEVKFSGCDALRGIDLDVPAGTVFALLGENGAGKTTLIRVLTGFQKPTAGSCSVLGMAPERDSLEIRRRVGYVSDAPALYEWMRVGEIGWFAASFYAGDYLERYRESIDRFELPEDRKIKHLSKGQRAKVALGLAIAHNPDLLILDEPTSGLDPLVRREFLESMLDRVATGRTVLLSSHHISEVERVADEVAILHQGLFRINDSLSELRESVSEVTISLEDPLTILPRLEAPAEVLQEQSEGRQRRLVVRNFQPAMQQQFEARPGVTSVHVRNATLDELFVACIRGESTPAPSDDPHSEQTKVA is encoded by the coding sequence ATGTCTTCAGTGATTTCGGCCAAAGGACTGGAAGTCAAATTCTCCGGTTGCGACGCCTTACGGGGGATCGACCTCGACGTCCCCGCCGGTACCGTGTTTGCACTGCTCGGAGAAAATGGAGCTGGCAAAACCACCCTGATCCGTGTTCTGACAGGTTTCCAAAAGCCAACAGCTGGCAGTTGCTCCGTCCTCGGCATGGCGCCGGAACGCGACTCCTTGGAGATTCGGCGCCGCGTGGGCTATGTCTCCGATGCACCGGCGCTCTACGAATGGATGCGGGTCGGCGAAATCGGCTGGTTTGCCGCATCGTTCTATGCCGGCGACTACCTTGAACGCTATCGAGAATCAATCGACCGTTTCGAACTTCCCGAAGATCGCAAGATCAAACACCTAAGCAAGGGGCAGCGAGCCAAAGTCGCGTTGGGCCTAGCCATTGCCCACAACCCCGATCTTCTGATCCTGGACGAACCCACCTCAGGACTCGACCCACTCGTCCGTCGAGAGTTCCTCGAAAGCATGCTGGATCGCGTGGCTACAGGACGCACTGTACTGTTATCCAGTCACCACATCTCCGAAGTGGAACGGGTGGCAGACGAGGTTGCCATTCTGCACCAAGGCCTATTCCGCATCAACGACTCCCTCAGCGAGCTGCGTGAATCGGTCAGCGAAGTCACCATCAGCCTGGAGGATCCACTCACCATCCTGCCGCGTTTGGAAGCACCTGCGGAAGTGCTCCAAGAACAATCCGAAGGGCGGCAGCGCAGATTGGTCGTTCGCAATTTCCAACCCGCCATGCAGCAACAGTTCGAGGCGCGTCCGGGTGTCACCAGCGTGCATGTCCGCAATGCTACGTTGGACGAACTGTTCGTCGCTTGCATTCGCGGGGAAAGCACGCCTGCCCCGTCAGACGATCCGCACTCCGAACAGACCAAGGTCGCCTAA
- a CDS encoding ABC transporter permease: MNHRIAIGRLWWKELRQLLPLVTMLIGVALFLHGIFLLPHNDAQQSGQLGILLGLPGLFAVGAGALLIGQEKELRTLNWLSSLPVPHRDIIRTKLGVSLLALAAMWCISFLLYVLVNSGDLNGLRQGLLQQSVSGALALDTPYIFWPLHTLFLLLAGVALAWRFQSPFIALLALLPMAILPLVVARVLTMIFTQDVTPSNDLLQTRLLAISQIVGCGALLWWGRKNALRALGPQVSKVRAVRGQTGALRSAILGTPQAPFPALLWQAFHQNKTVLLGCLGMLLAAAMLGSLVATEVLSPGWVVLGVLLGFLAVSWLGVSALQSDRLHQRIRFLADRGVSPTAAWLSRQLIPASVALSCSIVGALAFSLVFQPASQSSMIWLATGALFLITLLVYITSQWVGQIFSSPIVSAIAGPAISVGTAAYASFAIGNLGAPLWLVFLSSLFPLLATALLMQRWMDGQFDRVYWGGHALTLIAYLLLPSIPLLVTLATYPTMSSQAQQELDAAANEWANFRTAAPTQELVLITDGEKRERELGAEDHADNTPPASFAEQARRTANDLRNQLSSSTSPVRSTFRVQDFLSSQWQLTRARLADDSSNTSQADLQAHYLQVLDLAVQIVGRLRVSPRILEQDMADQLEIAMLDELNGAQSLDWIAGSPVYDDAVRLLADGATRNTARRRAVALSWKRFMTPLEENQIRNEIGGHSISHPVSSNFVTLTKHRRNTGRWVAVLWQYASNTTGNTQELRKQLANLQQFPPEIYGVGPQGKYHRADGLEFYLQEHRVVPGSQWHANWERQAAELSQ, from the coding sequence ATGAACCACAGAATTGCTATCGGTCGTTTGTGGTGGAAAGAGTTGCGTCAACTCTTACCACTCGTCACCATGCTGATCGGCGTGGCGCTCTTCCTGCACGGAATCTTTCTGCTACCCCACAATGACGCGCAGCAAAGTGGGCAGCTGGGAATTCTCCTGGGATTGCCGGGCTTGTTCGCTGTCGGCGCGGGGGCGCTGTTGATCGGGCAAGAGAAGGAATTGCGCACCCTCAATTGGCTCTCCTCGCTGCCGGTTCCTCATCGCGATATCATCCGCACCAAGCTTGGCGTCAGCTTGCTTGCACTCGCAGCCATGTGGTGCATCAGCTTCCTACTCTATGTGCTGGTAAACTCGGGTGATTTAAATGGATTGCGTCAAGGACTCTTGCAACAATCAGTGTCGGGCGCTCTCGCATTGGACACTCCGTATATCTTCTGGCCACTGCACACGCTGTTCCTTCTACTGGCGGGCGTTGCATTGGCTTGGCGATTCCAGTCTCCCTTCATCGCACTGCTGGCCCTGCTTCCAATGGCGATCCTACCGTTGGTCGTTGCTCGCGTACTGACCATGATCTTCACTCAGGACGTCACCCCATCGAATGACCTGCTGCAGACACGCTTGCTTGCCATCAGCCAGATCGTCGGTTGTGGTGCCTTGCTGTGGTGGGGACGCAAGAACGCGCTGCGTGCGTTGGGACCTCAAGTTTCCAAGGTGCGTGCCGTTCGCGGTCAAACGGGTGCACTTCGCAGTGCAATCCTGGGTACCCCTCAAGCTCCATTTCCGGCCTTGCTGTGGCAAGCCTTTCATCAAAACAAGACGGTGTTACTAGGTTGCCTGGGAATGCTCCTCGCGGCCGCCATGCTGGGCAGCCTGGTGGCGACCGAGGTCCTGTCGCCGGGTTGGGTTGTTCTTGGTGTTCTGCTTGGATTCCTGGCAGTCAGTTGGCTAGGAGTTTCGGCGTTGCAAAGCGACCGACTCCATCAACGCATTCGCTTTCTAGCGGACCGTGGCGTTTCCCCCACAGCTGCGTGGCTTAGTCGCCAGTTGATCCCTGCCTCCGTCGCCCTATCCTGCAGCATCGTCGGTGCACTGGCGTTCAGCCTAGTCTTCCAGCCAGCGTCACAGAGTTCCATGATCTGGCTGGCGACTGGCGCCTTATTCCTGATCACTCTACTGGTTTACATTACCTCCCAGTGGGTCGGTCAGATCTTTTCGAGCCCTATTGTTTCGGCAATTGCTGGCCCGGCAATCAGCGTGGGAACTGCCGCATACGCAAGTTTTGCTATCGGGAATTTGGGTGCTCCTCTGTGGCTGGTTTTCCTCAGCAGTCTATTTCCGCTACTGGCAACTGCGCTTCTTATGCAACGCTGGATGGACGGACAGTTCGACCGAGTCTACTGGGGTGGTCATGCCCTGACCTTGATCGCCTACTTGCTGCTCCCCTCCATTCCTCTGTTGGTAACACTAGCGACCTACCCAACCATGAGCAGCCAAGCTCAACAGGAGCTCGATGCTGCCGCGAATGAGTGGGCCAATTTTCGCACGGCGGCACCCACCCAAGAACTGGTCCTGATCACCGATGGAGAAAAGCGAGAAAGAGAACTCGGCGCGGAGGATCACGCGGACAACACGCCTCCAGCCTCGTTTGCCGAGCAGGCTCGGCGAACCGCGAATGACCTGCGGAACCAGTTATCCAGTTCGACCAGCCCCGTACGCTCTACCTTCCGTGTTCAAGACTTCCTCAGCAGCCAGTGGCAGCTCACTCGAGCTCGACTAGCTGATGATTCCTCAAACACTTCTCAAGCAGACCTACAGGCTCATTATTTGCAGGTCCTGGATTTGGCGGTTCAGATTGTGGGACGATTGAGAGTGAGCCCACGCATCCTTGAGCAAGACATGGCAGACCAACTTGAGATCGCCATGCTCGACGAATTGAACGGTGCGCAATCCCTGGACTGGATTGCCGGAAGCCCGGTCTACGACGACGCGGTACGCCTTCTGGCCGATGGTGCAACCCGCAATACAGCCCGCCGGCGCGCCGTCGCTCTCAGCTGGAAACGGTTTATGACTCCGCTCGAGGAGAATCAAATCCGCAACGAGATTGGCGGACACTCCATCTCCCACCCCGTTTCCTCGAACTTCGTCACTTTAACCAAGCATCGACGCAATACAGGGCGCTGGGTCGCGGTCCTGTGGCAATACGCAAGCAACACCACTGGAAATACGCAAGAGCTTCGCAAGCAACTTGCGAACCTCCAACAATTCCCTCCCGAAATCTATGGCGTGGGACCGCAAGGCAAGTACCACCGCGCAGATGGTCTAGAGTTTTACCTGCAAGAACACCGAGTCGTACCAGGAAGCCAGTGGCATGCCAACTGGGAGCGTCAAGCCGCAGAGTTGTCTCAGTAG